A stretch of the Neodiprion lecontei isolate iyNeoLeco1 chromosome 4, iyNeoLeco1.1, whole genome shotgun sequence genome encodes the following:
- the LOC107221895 gene encoding tRNA pseudouridine synthase Pus10: MNNSKEKTLGRNCQLLSRNVDDAVVAVTWPKCPVQRVNLKLEAATSKARFFQEGLKLTSTKNVDFRQQGTINLRIFIDYWLLCQMLSTFVRRSEPHVLRKSCSKLCHVSEHVTEVKAKNGCTACLGILNDDAITAAIEKIASEINKQEYDCNTFTCALTIPIAVQLRERSLQINLSQKFEFPDEVIASLKRTVPPIKEVWKWIAFPKIENLTAKMSLPISSTCPFVVDVFLVYSQDEEECKILLTMCGDTFKQRSQQKRKFSNGVFSRKSVETAMISTTDDQFVEHYPCPPTYPTSKASIDLVTCTHASFFIGGRYTKYSRELSQTPWFIGGEKKMETSVQELLCDQILKFVKADAMKFLSSGREDVDVRTLHSGRPFAVELLNPRVTKFTEARLKQLTEEINGSTNLVHIVDNLQVISKDQLKTLKEGEDTKTKTYRALCLCRSRPLPSLDPINNINNLEIIQKTPVRVLHRRPLATRPRTIHSLKASWISSYEMAVLMCDTHDSEMDNHLALDHKLLNQVPDSEIDLFVLDLTTQAGTYVKEFVHGDFGRTKPSVCEILQSEVDIVALDVMSVNLNWP, from the exons ATGAATAATAGTAAAGAGAAAACGTTGGGAAGAAATTGTCAGCTACTTAG CCGCAACGTCGATGACGCAGTCGTCGCCGTCACGTGGCCAAAGTGCCCGGTGCAACGAGTAAACTTGAAGCTAGAAGCAGCTACAAGTAAGGCACGTTTTTTTCAAGAGGGCTTGAAATTAACATCTACAAAAAATGTCGATTTCCGCCAACAAGGAACGATTAATTTACGAATATTTATTGACTATTGGCTGTTGTGTCAGATGCTGTCTACGTTTGTCCGGCGTTCGGAGCCCCACGTTTTACGAAAATCCTGTTCAAAGCTCTGTCACG TTTCAGAGCATGTCACTGAAGTAAAAGCAAAAAATGGATGCACAGCTTGTCTGGGGATACTTAATGATGATGCGATTACAGCCGCTATAGAAAAG ATCGCATCTGAAATCAATAAACAAGAATATGATTGCAACACCTTCACATGTGCCTTGACGATACCTATAGCTGTGCAACTCAGGGAGCGTTCATTACAGATAAATTTATCTCAAAAGTTTGAATTTCCTGATGAAGTTATTGCCAGTCTAAAAAGAACGGTACCCCCTATAAAAGAAGTTTGGAAATGGATAGCCTTTcccaaaattgaaaatcttacTGCCAAAATGAGTCTTCCTATTTCGTCTACATGCCCTTTTGTCGTCGATGTATTTCTGGTGTATTCCCAAGATGAGGAGGAATGCAAGATCTT ATTAACAATGTGCGGAGATACCTTCAAACAACGTTCccaacaaaaaagaaaattcagtaACGGTGTATTCAGCCGCAAAAGTGTTGAAACTGCAATGATTAGTACTACAGATGATCAGTTTGTCGAACACTATCCTTGTCCACCGACTTATCCTACATCAAAAGCTTCTATAGACTTAGTCACCTGTACACATGCAAGTTTTTTCATTGGAG GAAGATATACCAAGTATTCAAGAGAATTGAGTCAAACGCCATGGTTTATTGGTGGCgaaaaaaagatggaaacTTCAGTTCAAGAACTGCTCTGTGATCAGATTCTCAAATTTGTTAAGGCTGACG CTATGAAGTTTTTATCTTCTGGAAGAGAAGATGTAGATGTACGAACACTACATTCAGGGAGGCCATTCGCTGTTGAACTACTTAACCCTAGAGTAACTAAGTTTACAGAAGCTCGTTTGAAGCAGCTAACGGAAGAAATAAATGGATCTACAAATTTGGTTCATATTGTTGATAATCTTCAAGTAATTTcaaa AGACCAATTGAAGACACTTAAAGAAGGTGAAgacacaaaaacaaaaacatacaGAGCTCTTTGTTTGTGTCGATCTCGACCACTGCCAAGTCTAGATcctataaataatataaacaatttaGAAATCATTCAGAAAACTCCTGTCAGAGTTTTACATCGCCGACCGCTTGCAACTCGCCCACGGACAATTCATTCGTTAAAAGCTAGTTGGATTAGTTCTTACGAAATGGCAGTTCTCATGTGCGACACTCACGATTCAGAGATGGACAACCACCTTGCACTGGATCATAAATTGTTAAACCAAGTACCGGATTCTGAAATTGATCTGTTTGTACTGGATCTGACTACGCAAGCTGGAACTTATGTAAAGGAATTTGTACATGGAGACTTTGGCAGAACAAAGCCAAGTGTTTGTGAAATACTGCAAAGTGAAGTTGATATTGTTGCTCTAGATGTGATGAGTGTAAACTTAAATTGGCCttga